Part of the Paenarthrobacter sp. JL.01a genome is shown below.
GAAGCACGATCGCGGCCAGCCCCAAGTCTGACCTGTTCATCGGTGGATCAGAGGACAAACTCTGGGATGGAGGACGCCTATCGGAGACCAACGGCACGTTTATTGAAGTGCCGGGGGCCGATCATTCCCTACAGATTCACAATGATTGGCGTGCTTCCCAGACGGCGCAATCCAAGATCTTCGAAACGATCGAAGAGTTCGTTGTGAGTGCCTTCTAGATGATGCACGCCGACTTCTCTTAAGGGGCTTCGGGCATCGAGCCTAATCTGAACTTCTCAGGGAACCCCAACGGCGGGTCGGCAATAATCATCTTCTGCTGCGCGTGCCACGTATTCCTCGGCTTTTGGCTTTGGGTGACGGAGAAGCGTCTCCTTGCCAGCGCCATTGGCCAAGCGCTTTTCCCCGCACTGGTGATCGTCTTCTACGTTCTCTTCCAATAGTAGGCATGGCGGTCCGGATACGCGCGACGCAAACGGGCCCACACCCTGGCGACCGATAGTCTTATCTCAGCTGGGAATCCCCGGCAGTAAATGCAGACCCAATGGGGGAAATAGAGTGAAGAAATTTGCGCTGCAGAGCGTCGGAATATCGGCGTTGGTAGTGATGGCACTGACCGGATGTGGTGGGTCAACGGGCTCCACGAATAGCGCTTCGCCTGAGGCTACGGCGTCACCCACGCCCACCGCCGCCAAGCAGTACACCAACGACGAGCTCGTTGAACTCGTCAAGCAGATCAAGCCGAAGTCGGGCAAGGAATTGACCGTGGCTTCCAGCGAGGAACTCGCCCAGGAGAACCCCATCAAGGCGCTCATGAGCATGTTCACCATTGAACCGGCGGAGTGCAAGGACCTTGCAACGCTGGGCGGAACTGAAACCCTCGCCGGTTCGACAACAGCCGCCGGTGCAGATCTGGACGCTGCATCAGGGGTCATGACAATGGTGACCCTAACGTCCGGACTCGAGAAGCAGAAGCTCCAGGACAGCATCGACAAGAGCGGCGCCGAGGTTGAGAAGTGCTCGAAGATGACACTCTCCATGTCCGGTCAGTCGATGAACGTCTCCACTGAAAAGTTCGACGGCATCAATGCAGTTCCAGGAACCGTGGCCTACAAGACCGAGATGTCGACGGCCAGCGGTTCGGCACAAACCACCTACATGGCTTACGCCATCAAGGATGGGGTGCTGATTTCTGCAACGGCGTCCGGCAAGGGCGCTGAAGCCAACGGCGTTGCCACGGCCAACGACCTCATGCAGCAGGCCGCAGCCCTGGTTAAGTAGCAGTACCGCAGGCTCAGGGCCGCGACCCTCAGGGGGTCGCGGCCCTTTCGTTTGTTCCAAAACAGGCTTTCGCGTCGCTCCAGATCTAAGCTGTTAAACCACGACGCCGGCACGCGCCTCCCGCACTATGCCCGCCAGCCGCCGGCAATCATCCGCCGCGAACCCGATTCCTCGAACACAACACAAGCTATGATTAAACATGTCTAGAGCATGTATAAACCTATTTTAAGAGGGTTATGATGGCTAAGCGGAATGTACCATTGCGCCCGCACGTCCAGGACGCGCTTACCATTTGGGGGCAGCTCATCAAGCAAGGTCGAATCGACCGTAAGTGGACAGCCAAAGAGCTCGCGGCTCGCGCCAACGTCTCTGAGCAGACGGTTCTTGCAGCCGAAGCCGGTAGCCGGGGCGCGGCCGTAGGCACAGTAATAGACCTCTCCGACCTCGTCGGAATCCCAATATTCGGACTTGAGGACCGTGCCGAACTCGCCATACGCCGAAAGCGAGGCGAGGAGATGCTCGCCCTACTCCCCAGCCGAGTGCGTAGAGCCAAGAGCGGAAGTGCAGATGACGACTTCTAATGAGCTATACGTCTGGACGTGGCTGCCAGGCGAGACTGAGCCCGTCGTAGCCGGGAGAATGGAGCAGTCCGGCCCCCTCGTCACTTTTGTCTATGGTCTCAGTTACCGTTCCCGGCCAGATGCAATTAGTCTGTTCGCCCCGGAGCTTCCGCTGCAAGCCGGTGTCCAAGAACCTGCCGATGGGCTGAATATTGCAGGTGTGCTGAGGGACGGAAGCCCCGACCGGTGGGGCCGGGGTGTCATCGAAAGGCGCCAAGGCGCTGCGCCCAACTCCCTTACCGAGCTCGACTACATGCTGAGCTCCGGCTCGAATCGTTTCGGGGCCCTGGACTTCCAGCTCGATCGTGAAGTCTACGAGCCGCGGGACGAGTCCGTTGTCCTCGACGAGCTACATAAGGCAGCGATCATTCTCGACGAAGGCGGAGAGCTATCTCCGGGTCTGGACGCTGCCCTGATGCACGGTACGAGCCTTGGAGGCGCCCGTCCAAAAGCGACACTGACCGATGAGAACGGCGGCGAGTGGCTGGCGAAATTTTCGTCATCGGACGATCGCATTTTCTCCGTTGTGAACGCAGAAGCAGCGATGCTTGAACTGGCCCGTAGGGCTGGCATGAACGTCCCCGAGAGCAAAGTAGTCCCATCCCTCGGAAAGGAAGTTCTCCTTGTCCGGCGTTTCGACCGAGATGGAGTTGGCGGACGACGCCACGTGGTCTCCGGCCTAACGATGGCTCAAACCGACGAGATGTACGCACGGTACGTGTCCTATCCGCAGATTCTCGACGTTCTTCGCGAATTCGGCAAGGATGCGACGCAGCCGGGACCAGAGCTGTTCCGCCGCATTGCGATGAATATCGCCATCAGCAACAACGATGACCACGCCCGCAACCACGCCGCGTTCTGGGACGGGACACATTTGGAGCTAACTCCGGCCTATGATCTTGCTCCCGGACAACGCTCTGGGGACACGTTCGAGCAAGCGATGCCGTATGGGCGAGGCGACCGCGGAACAAAGATCTCGAACTTTGCGGCATTGGTTCGTGAATCCGAGACATACGGACTCAGCGCGGCTGAGGGCCGTGACATCATCGACCAACTCGTGTCCAGCATCCGCGACAACTGGGACGCGGCTGCTGAGGTGGCCCGGCTAAGCTCCGCAGACAAACAGAAACTCTCCGAAAAGCAACTGCTACCGCGGGCGGCGTTTTTCGACTACGAACCCGAAGTGCTTTAGGCCAGCGCCCGCTCGCCCTGGATCCGGTCGGGTTTGGCAGCGGCAACCCCCG
Proteins encoded:
- a CDS encoding helix-turn-helix transcriptional regulator — encoded protein: MAKRNVPLRPHVQDALTIWGQLIKQGRIDRKWTAKELAARANVSEQTVLAAEAGSRGAAVGTVIDLSDLVGIPIFGLEDRAELAIRRKRGEEMLALLPSRVRRAKSGSADDDF
- a CDS encoding type II toxin-antitoxin system HipA family toxin; the protein is MTTSNELYVWTWLPGETEPVVAGRMEQSGPLVTFVYGLSYRSRPDAISLFAPELPLQAGVQEPADGLNIAGVLRDGSPDRWGRGVIERRQGAAPNSLTELDYMLSSGSNRFGALDFQLDREVYEPRDESVVLDELHKAAIILDEGGELSPGLDAALMHGTSLGGARPKATLTDENGGEWLAKFSSSDDRIFSVVNAEAAMLELARRAGMNVPESKVVPSLGKEVLLVRRFDRDGVGGRRHVVSGLTMAQTDEMYARYVSYPQILDVLREFGKDATQPGPELFRRIAMNIAISNNDDHARNHAAFWDGTHLELTPAYDLAPGQRSGDTFEQAMPYGRGDRGTKISNFAALVRESETYGLSAAEGRDIIDQLVSSIRDNWDAAAEVARLSSADKQKLSEKQLLPRAAFFDYEPEVL